The following proteins are co-located in the Ancylothrix sp. D3o genome:
- the guaA gene encoding glutamine-hydrolyzing GMP synthase, with translation MTVETQTEELPIVESPNEPFPDRQMILILDFGSQYSELIARRIRETQVYSEVLSYRTTAEQLRKLNPKGIILSGGPNSVYDQGAPHCDPEIWNLGVPVLGVCYGMQLMVQQLGGGVERAKRAEYGKASILIDDPTDLLTNVENESTMWMSHGDSCTQLPEGFEILAHTENTSCAAVAHHEKKLYGVQFHPEVVHSVGGLALIRNFVYHICGCHPTWTTEAFVEESIREIRAKVGDKRVLLALSGGVDSSTLAFLLHKAIGDQLTCMFIDQGFMRKYEPERLVKLFQEQFHIHVEYVNARERFLTAIAGVTDPEEKRKRIGHEFIQVFESESKRLGPFDYLAQGTLYPDVIESADTNVDPKTGERVAVKIKSHHNVGGLPKDLRFKLVEPLRKLFKDEVRKVGRSIGLPEEIVQRQPFPGPGLAIRILGEVTAERLNILRDADLIVRQEINRQGFYHQLWQAFAVLLPIRSVGVMGDQRTYAYPVVLRFVSSEDGMTADWARVPYDLLEVISTRIVNEVKGVNRVVYDITSKPPGTIEWE, from the coding sequence CTGATCGCTCGCCGCATCCGCGAAACACAAGTTTATTCAGAAGTGCTTTCCTACCGCACCACCGCTGAACAGTTGCGAAAGCTAAACCCCAAAGGCATCATCCTCTCCGGTGGCCCCAACTCAGTTTATGATCAAGGTGCGCCCCATTGTGACCCGGAAATCTGGAATCTTGGTGTGCCGGTCTTAGGCGTTTGCTACGGAATGCAATTAATGGTGCAACAGCTTGGCGGCGGCGTTGAACGTGCCAAACGCGCCGAATATGGCAAAGCATCTATATTGATAGATGACCCAACCGACTTACTCACAAACGTAGAAAACGAATCTACAATGTGGATGAGTCACGGAGACTCCTGTACTCAACTTCCAGAAGGCTTTGAAATATTAGCGCACACCGAAAACACCTCCTGCGCCGCAGTAGCACACCACGAGAAAAAACTTTACGGCGTTCAGTTTCACCCGGAAGTCGTTCACTCCGTCGGCGGTTTAGCCTTAATTCGTAATTTCGTTTACCATATTTGCGGCTGTCATCCAACTTGGACAACAGAAGCTTTTGTCGAAGAATCAATCCGCGAAATCCGCGCTAAGGTAGGGGATAAAAGAGTTTTGCTGGCATTGTCTGGCGGCGTAGACTCTTCAACTTTGGCATTTTTGCTGCATAAAGCGATTGGGGATCAATTAACTTGTATGTTTATTGACCAAGGGTTTATGCGGAAATATGAACCAGAACGTTTGGTTAAATTATTTCAAGAACAGTTCCATATTCATGTAGAGTATGTGAATGCTCGTGAGCGATTTTTGACAGCAATTGCCGGTGTCACAGACCCCGAAGAAAAACGCAAACGCATCGGCCATGAATTTATTCAGGTATTTGAATCGGAGTCAAAACGACTTGGGCCTTTTGATTATTTAGCTCAAGGAACGCTTTATCCTGATGTGATAGAATCCGCAGATACCAATGTAGACCCCAAAACCGGCGAACGGGTGGCTGTGAAAATTAAAAGCCATCACAATGTCGGCGGACTACCAAAAGATTTACGCTTTAAGTTAGTCGAACCGCTGCGGAAGTTATTTAAAGATGAAGTGCGAAAGGTAGGCCGGTCAATTGGTTTACCCGAAGAAATCGTGCAACGTCAGCCTTTCCCTGGCCCTGGTCTAGCAATTCGTATTTTAGGCGAAGTCACGGCGGAACGGTTAAATATTTTGCGCGATGCAGATTTAATTGTGCGTCAAGAAATTAACCGCCAGGGATTCTATCATCAATTGTGGCAAGCTTTCGCTGTTTTGTTACCTATCCGCAGTGTCGGAGTCATGGGAGATCAGCGCACTTATGCTTATCCAGTTGTGTTGCGGTTTGTTTCCAGTGAAGATGGTATGACGGCAGACTGGGCACGGGTGCCTTATGATTTACTCGAAGTTATTTCGACGCGCATTGTTAATGAGGTAAAAGGCGTTAACCGTGTTGTGTACGATATTACCTCTAAGCCACCTGGAACCATTGAGTGGGAATAG
- a CDS encoding cation diffusion facilitator family transporter, translating to MLTDNRAAVRKVLLITLFLNLVVMVIKAGVGYITGSLSLLADALHSFTDSGNNVLGLVTNQFASPQPDRTHPYGHLKFDGIGAVGIAAFLGLAGLEILRSSVDRIVSGGKPVNISPAEIWLLLLVLGINIFVTFYERKAGQRLGSGILIADAQHTMSDIWVTILVIAGLVGIWQGNVWNIPQLQWLDVFLAFPVAILVFKSGWDILQQNLPWLVDSVAIPPETLYNQVMQVAGVVNCHDITSRGVVGRQVFIEMHMIVDAEDVETAHQITEEVETLLQAKYHPARILIHVEPPAYRSEQITYESPSE from the coding sequence ATGCTCACAGATAACCGAGCAGCAGTTCGCAAAGTCTTACTCATTACTTTGTTTCTTAATTTAGTGGTAATGGTAATTAAAGCAGGGGTGGGATACATTACCGGCAGTCTTAGCTTGCTGGCAGATGCCTTGCACAGTTTTACCGATAGCGGGAATAATGTTTTAGGATTGGTGACAAATCAGTTTGCCTCGCCACAACCAGATCGTACTCATCCCTACGGACATTTAAAATTTGATGGTATTGGTGCTGTCGGTATTGCTGCTTTTCTCGGACTGGCCGGTTTAGAAATTCTCCGCAGTTCGGTTGATAGAATTGTATCAGGCGGTAAGCCGGTGAATATTTCCCCCGCAGAAATTTGGCTCTTGTTGCTGGTTTTGGGTATTAATATTTTCGTAACGTTTTATGAACGCAAGGCCGGCCAGCGTTTGGGGAGCGGTATCTTAATTGCAGATGCCCAACATACGATGAGTGATATTTGGGTAACAATTTTGGTGATTGCCGGTTTGGTGGGTATTTGGCAAGGCAACGTCTGGAATATCCCTCAACTGCAATGGTTAGATGTGTTTTTAGCTTTTCCGGTGGCGATTTTAGTGTTTAAAAGCGGTTGGGATATTTTACAGCAAAATTTACCCTGGTTAGTTGACAGTGTAGCGATTCCACCCGAAACTCTTTATAACCAGGTTATGCAAGTTGCAGGGGTTGTCAACTGCCACGATATCACGTCTCGTGGTGTTGTAGGCCGGCAAGTTTTTATAGAAATGCACATGATAGTTGATGCAGAAGATGTAGAAACCGCACACCAGATCACTGAAGAAGTGGAGACTCTTTTGCAGGCAAAATATCATCCAGCCAGAATTCTGATTCACGTTGAGCCACCGGCCTACCGCTCAGAACAAATTACTTATGAGTCTCCCTCAGAATAA
- a CDS encoding DUF4327 family protein has translation MSLSTIQYSIDLIQEEARELVRKGVVSRQQPIYSLCQFIPAREWACVEQELEKCNYLLRDRIGDLMGKEQWEND, from the coding sequence ATGTCTTTGTCTACCATTCAGTATTCCATCGATCTCATTCAAGAAGAAGCCAGAGAACTCGTGCGTAAGGGAGTTGTCAGCCGGCAGCAGCCCATCTATAGCCTTTGCCAATTTATCCCAGCCCGCGAATGGGCTTGTGTCGAACAAGAACTCGAAAAATGCAACTACTTACTGCGGGATCGAATTGGCGATTTAATGGGAAAAGAACAATGGGAGAATGATTAA
- a CDS encoding glycoside hydrolase family 3 N-terminal domain-containing protein, with translation MANCDKQQIIPDLDSLSLEEKVAQMFVIRASGYLFDHQIRFPDWEPQKAALQHLIADLGVGGVLLPVGNSGDMFLRSQEIQSWAKIPLLIASDVEEGVGQRFTGATHFPPPMALNTIAQKDINLAEKYAEDLGYHIAQESLELGINWVLGPVVDVNNNPDNPVINVRSFGETPELVNKLATAFIKGAHKWPVLTVAKHFPGHGDTAVDSHIDLPVLPHSDSRLNEIELPPFIAAIKAGVDAIMSAHLLIKSWDSEKPATLSHKILTEKLRNELQFEGLIVTDALVMGAIAKKYGANEAPILALEAGADILLMPLDPAGAIAAICDAVRAGRITEARINESVKRIWTAKQKIFSSPITQSAIPNIATPAAISSVTNILRDSMKAGGPLPLQPQPGGRNLILLDDIFLCEVLGHHTPAIAFPRQLGYKLQLVDRNTNLTPDLDPTTGIPTILQIFIRGNPFRGSNEVIESALTWFKKLLQTQQLQAIVIYGSPYTLEQFLPALPTEIPFVFSYGQQISAQTLALETLFGSSFSLSNFV, from the coding sequence TTGGCGAATTGTGATAAGCAGCAAATTATTCCTGACCTCGACAGCCTTAGCTTAGAGGAAAAAGTGGCCCAGATGTTTGTGATTCGAGCATCTGGATATCTATTTGACCATCAAATTCGCTTCCCAGACTGGGAACCCCAAAAAGCAGCCCTCCAACACCTGATCGCGGATCTGGGTGTGGGGGGTGTCTTATTGCCGGTGGGAAATTCTGGCGATATGTTTTTGCGTTCTCAAGAAATACAATCTTGGGCAAAAATTCCGCTTTTAATTGCTTCCGATGTTGAAGAAGGTGTCGGGCAAAGATTCACCGGCGCCACGCATTTTCCCCCACCAATGGCTTTAAATACCATCGCCCAAAAAGATATTAATTTAGCCGAAAAATACGCAGAGGACTTAGGATATCATATTGCTCAAGAATCCCTGGAATTAGGGATAAATTGGGTTTTGGGGCCGGTGGTTGATGTTAACAATAACCCCGACAATCCTGTTATCAATGTTCGCTCTTTTGGCGAAACTCCAGAACTTGTAAATAAACTGGCAACAGCTTTTATCAAAGGTGCTCATAAATGGCCGGTTTTAACCGTTGCTAAACATTTTCCCGGACATGGAGACACAGCAGTAGATTCGCATATAGACTTGCCGGTTTTACCCCACAGCGACAGCAGATTAAACGAAATTGAATTACCACCATTTATTGCAGCCATAAAAGCCGGTGTCGATGCGATAATGAGCGCTCACCTGCTGATAAAATCTTGGGATAGCGAAAAACCGGCCACCCTCTCTCACAAAATCCTCACCGAAAAACTGCGAAACGAATTACAGTTTGAGGGTTTAATTGTCACAGATGCCCTTGTGATGGGGGCAATTGCCAAAAAATACGGCGCAAACGAAGCCCCAATCTTAGCCTTAGAAGCCGGTGCTGATATATTGTTAATGCCGCTAGATCCTGCCGGTGCCATCGCCGCCATTTGCGATGCCGTCCGGGCCGGTCGGATTACTGAAGCACGAATCAACGAATCTGTCAAGAGAATTTGGACAGCAAAACAAAAAATCTTTTCTTCCCCAATCACTCAATCAGCAATTCCCAACATCGCCACACCGGCAGCCATCTCAAGCGTTACTAACATCTTGCGAGACTCAATGAAAGCCGGCGGGCCTCTGCCACTACAACCACAGCCAGGCGGACGTAATTTAATCTTGCTCGATGATATCTTTTTGTGCGAAGTTTTAGGGCACCATACCCCAGCTATCGCCTTTCCCCGTCAACTTGGTTATAAACTGCAACTCGTAGATCGCAACACCAACCTCACGCCAGACTTAGACCCTACCACCGGCATTCCTACCATATTGCAAATCTTTATTCGTGGCAATCCATTTCGGGGAAGCAACGAAGTAATAGAGTCAGCACTCACCTGGTTTAAAAAATTATTACAAACTCAACAATTGCAGGCCATTGTGATCTACGGTAGTCCTTATACCTTAGAACAATTTTTACCGGCTCTACCAACAGAAATACCTTTTGTTTTTTCCTATGGGCAGCAAATAAGCGCCCAAACCCTAGCCTTAGAAACCTTATTTGGTTCTTCTTTTTCTCTGTCTAATTTTGTTTGA
- the rbfA gene encoding 30S ribosome-binding factor RbfA, which translates to MATDRRVSRVASLIKREVSLMLLSDIKDDRVGAGMVSVTDVDLSGDLQHAKIFVSIYGTESARAETMAGLRAVTGFVRSELGQRVRLRRTPEVLFVEDRSLERGDRVLSLINQLSHSSNTDAEPVDDDISEP; encoded by the coding sequence ATGGCTACAGATCGTAGAGTTTCTCGCGTCGCATCTCTCATTAAACGCGAAGTTAGTCTGATGTTACTTAGCGACATCAAAGATGATCGTGTCGGCGCCGGCATGGTCAGTGTTACCGATGTCGATCTCTCAGGCGACCTCCAACACGCTAAAATTTTTGTGTCTATTTATGGCACTGAGTCCGCCCGCGCCGAAACAATGGCCGGCCTTAGAGCAGTCACCGGTTTTGTTCGCAGCGAACTTGGCCAAAGAGTCCGCCTCCGTCGTACCCCAGAAGTTCTTTTTGTCGAAGACCGTTCCCTCGAACGCGGCGACCGAGTATTATCTTTAATTAACCAACTCAGTCACTCTAGCAACACCGATGCTGAGCCGGTTGATGATGATATTTCCGAGCCTTGA
- a CDS encoding DUF751 family protein, with product MMVVFDDFWSNISRYPRYFVTIILGIFFFLFDRLKPLLKRPVTATALIGLTISALVFVILTLRAMLGLTPA from the coding sequence ATGATGGTCGTCTTTGATGATTTTTGGAGCAATATCTCTCGCTATCCCCGCTACTTTGTCACAATTATTTTGGGGATATTCTTTTTCCTGTTTGATAGACTCAAACCTCTGTTAAAACGACCCGTCACCGCCACCGCTCTCATTGGCCTAACAATTTCTGCATTAGTTTTTGTTATCTTAACACTGCGGGCAATGTTAGGTTTAACACCGGCATGA
- a CDS encoding DICT sensory domain-containing protein, whose translation MSNQTSVLEDLLQAMPELRSQIYFKPSLTALSHAMEDQVLASSEKPLVIASFQRERFYRQEAHRYRRISNLTDQVYILAAPETDFANASQVYETIAFNPSDRLSEEWHLVVISEQYTSCLICQEKNQPITGQPKNQAPAMDQSRRFEGIWTFDRCVTCTAAELIFRRILHYRPELADKINQARELLHSEGRPAFPNIDPGPFAQRLVTYLQAGQHKLLKTYASLANQERRERMVNVITAAIRQSLNPAEIFQVAARELGQAVDACRCLIYKCKSSDEFALVQHEYLGTNVTSLVGQKWPLKENPLFQEVREKRERVLVEYAPTDPRFIDTPFQTLLQKQEIGTWLMVPMLYQNKLVGIVELHHCGCFPRSWEEEELTLVDAIAAQVGVALIQAEAYANLEDLNQQLEALERTRSNLIAITGHELRTPLSTIQVCLESLSSDPDMPLELRQIMLNSALTDAERLRKLVQDFLTLSRLESGRVEWHPEPLPLQECIDLALSSVRARWSGSNPLLITSEVPVDLPLVQADGEWLVEVLAKLLDNACKFTDSPGQITIEAQHNGGKEVEVIVADTGRGIIPERLDIVFDRFYQEEGALRRTQGGTGLGLAICRQIVSGWNGQIWATSAGKDQGSQFHFTLPVFEGEQMPKAQPPERESRGRRKVGGRRRALR comes from the coding sequence ATGAGCAACCAAACCTCTGTGCTTGAAGACTTGCTGCAAGCAATGCCCGAATTGCGATCACAAATTTATTTCAAGCCTTCTTTGACTGCACTTTCGCACGCAATGGAAGACCAAGTTTTGGCTAGCTCAGAAAAACCCCTCGTCATCGCCAGCTTTCAGCGGGAACGCTTTTACCGGCAAGAAGCACACCGCTACCGCCGCATCTCCAACCTTACCGATCAAGTTTATATCCTAGCCGCACCAGAAACCGATTTCGCCAACGCCTCCCAAGTCTACGAAACCATCGCCTTTAACCCCTCAGATCGCCTCAGCGAAGAATGGCATTTAGTCGTTATTTCCGAGCAATACACAAGTTGTCTGATTTGTCAAGAAAAAAACCAACCAATTACCGGACAACCGAAAAACCAAGCACCGGCAATGGATCAATCGCGCCGGTTTGAGGGAATTTGGACATTTGACCGCTGCGTAACCTGTACCGCCGCTGAATTAATTTTTCGCCGTATCCTCCACTACCGGCCCGAACTTGCCGACAAAATCAATCAAGCAAGAGAACTCCTGCATTCAGAAGGCCGGCCCGCTTTTCCGAACATCGATCCGGGGCCCTTTGCCCAACGCTTGGTAACATACTTGCAGGCCGGTCAGCACAAACTCCTCAAAACCTACGCCTCTCTCGCCAACCAAGAACGCAGAGAACGGATGGTTAACGTGATCACAGCCGCCATTCGCCAATCGCTCAACCCAGCAGAGATTTTTCAAGTAGCAGCCCGCGAACTCGGTCAAGCAGTTGATGCGTGCCGGTGTTTAATTTATAAATGCAAGAGTAGCGACGAATTTGCCCTTGTCCAGCATGAATATCTGGGAACTAACGTTACCTCCCTGGTGGGGCAAAAATGGCCCTTAAAAGAAAATCCTCTATTTCAAGAAGTGCGAGAAAAGCGGGAAAGAGTGCTGGTAGAATATGCCCCAACTGATCCAAGATTCATTGATACTCCCTTCCAAACATTGCTGCAAAAACAAGAAATTGGCACTTGGTTAATGGTACCCATGCTTTATCAAAATAAGCTTGTAGGTATTGTTGAACTGCATCACTGTGGTTGTTTTCCTCGCAGTTGGGAAGAAGAAGAATTAACGCTTGTCGATGCGATTGCTGCTCAAGTTGGTGTAGCCTTAATCCAAGCAGAAGCTTATGCAAATTTAGAAGACCTAAACCAACAATTAGAAGCCTTAGAACGCACCCGCAGTAATTTAATTGCCATAACCGGCCACGAATTGAGAACGCCTTTATCTACTATTCAAGTATGTTTAGAAAGTCTGTCATCTGACCCAGATATGCCTCTGGAATTACGGCAAATTATGCTTAATTCTGCTTTAACAGATGCGGAAAGATTGCGAAAACTTGTTCAAGACTTTTTGACGCTTTCTCGGCTGGAAAGTGGACGAGTTGAATGGCATCCCGAACCATTACCCTTGCAAGAATGTATTGATTTGGCCCTGAGTAGTGTTCGCGCTCGCTGGTCTGGCAGTAACCCGCTTTTAATTACCTCTGAGGTGCCGGTGGATTTACCTTTGGTGCAAGCAGATGGTGAATGGTTAGTTGAGGTGTTGGCGAAATTGCTTGATAATGCTTGCAAATTTACCGATTCTCCAGGGCAAATCACGATAGAAGCGCAACATAACGGCGGCAAAGAAGTAGAAGTAATTGTGGCTGATACTGGACGTGGGATTATCCCAGAACGGTTGGATATAGTATTTGACCGGTTTTATCAAGAAGAAGGTGCTCTGCGACGGACTCAAGGTGGGACTGGTTTAGGTTTAGCAATTTGCCGACAAATTGTCAGCGGCTGGAATGGGCAAATTTGGGCAACTTCGGCGGGGAAAGATCAGGGAAGTCAATTCCACTTTACCTTGCCGGTGTTTGAGGGAGAGCAAATGCCAAAGGCGCAACCGCCAGAACGGGAAAGTCGTGGACGGCGCAAGGTTGGAGGCCGGCGGCGAGCTTTGCGGTAA
- a CDS encoding peptidoglycan-binding protein, with protein sequence MNSTNQAVKTSGKKPTLKKGSQGPDVAELQKLLKNLGAYRQNADGIFDDDVEYGVKLYQFRVFLPQDGIVGPKTWRALYTGAPVDMPVLKVGSKGEAVKTLQKVLQLTQIYLGVIDGDFNTVTDAAVRSFQKSVGVVADGIVGPKTWEALSQIPRGYNP encoded by the coding sequence ATGAACAGTACAAACCAAGCGGTAAAAACTTCTGGGAAAAAACCGACCCTGAAAAAAGGTTCTCAAGGCCCAGATGTGGCCGAACTACAAAAACTCCTGAAGAACTTGGGCGCTTACCGGCAGAACGCCGATGGAATTTTTGATGATGATGTGGAATATGGGGTGAAGTTGTATCAGTTTCGGGTTTTTCTTCCCCAGGATGGCATTGTGGGGCCGAAAACTTGGCGGGCACTTTACACCGGCGCCCCGGTTGATATGCCGGTTTTGAAAGTTGGTAGTAAAGGTGAAGCTGTGAAAACTCTGCAAAAGGTACTCCAACTCACTCAGATTTATTTGGGTGTAATTGATGGTGATTTTAATACGGTTACAGATGCCGCTGTCCGCAGTTTCCAAAAAAGTGTGGGCGTTGTAGCTGATGGTATTGTTGGGCCTAAGACTTGGGAAGCTCTCAGTCAAATTCCTCGCGGTTATAACCCTTAA
- a CDS encoding photosystem I reaction center subunit II PsaD, protein MAELKGQAPKFGGGTGGLLSKADVEEKYAITWTSPKEQVFELPTGGAAIMNKGENLLYLARKEYCIALGGQQLRAKFKITDYKIYRIYPNGEIQYLHPNDGVFPEKVNEGRPYVGKKDRNIGSNPEPATIKFSGKTTYQV, encoded by the coding sequence ATGGCAGAACTTAAAGGACAAGCGCCTAAGTTTGGGGGCGGCACCGGTGGGTTGCTCTCAAAAGCAGATGTTGAAGAAAAATATGCAATCACCTGGACTAGCCCCAAGGAACAGGTGTTTGAATTGCCGACCGGCGGCGCGGCCATTATGAACAAGGGTGAAAACTTGCTTTATTTGGCTCGCAAGGAATACTGCATCGCTTTGGGCGGTCAGCAACTCCGGGCTAAATTCAAAATCACTGATTACAAAATCTATCGAATTTATCCCAACGGTGAAATTCAATATCTGCACCCGAATGATGGTGTCTTTCCTGAGAAGGTTAACGAGGGTCGTCCCTATGTTGGCAAGAAAGATCGCAATATCGGCAGCAACCCGGAACCTGCGACTATCAAGTTCAGCGGTAAGACGACTTATCAAGTTTAG
- the trpE gene encoding anthranilate synthase component I, with protein sequence MIFPDFERFCGLADKGNFVPVFQELAADLDTPVSAWYKVCAGQPFSFLLESVEGGEKIGRYSLLGCDPLWVLEARGNQTTQSYRTGNVEVHEGDPFAVIAKCIESIVPVKLDQLPPGVGGLFGFWGYELIRWIESRVPVYETDDRNLPDGLWMQVDNLLIFDQVKRKIFVLAYADLRDGVGLQAAYNKACERIKSLVNKLQMPLSKQETLLDWKPALEGVLAEQDIAYSSNISKENFCENVIKAKEYIRAGDIFQVVLSQRLSAEYTGDPFALYRSLRLINPSPYMAYFNFGDWQIIGSSPEVMVKAETGPGEHKIANVRPIAGTRRRGKTAQEDKELEKDLLEDPKECAEHVMLVDLGRNDLGRVCVNGTVSVDELMVIELYSHVMHIVSNVVGELAPDKSAWELLKACFPAGTVSGAPKIRAMEIIHELEGCRRGPYSGAYGYYDFDGQLITAIAIRTMVVKSQEDGSHIVSVQAGAGLVADSDPEKEYEETLNKARGMLEAIRCLGS encoded by the coding sequence ATGATTTTTCCTGATTTTGAACGGTTTTGTGGGTTGGCTGATAAGGGTAATTTTGTGCCGGTTTTTCAGGAGTTGGCTGCTGATTTGGATACGCCGGTTTCTGCTTGGTATAAGGTTTGTGCTGGTCAACCTTTTAGTTTTTTGTTGGAGTCTGTTGAGGGTGGGGAGAAAATAGGCCGGTATAGTTTGTTGGGTTGTGATCCTCTTTGGGTTTTGGAGGCGCGGGGTAATCAAACAACTCAATCTTATCGCACGGGTAATGTTGAGGTGCATGAGGGTGATCCTTTTGCGGTAATTGCTAAGTGTATTGAGTCTATTGTGCCGGTGAAGTTAGACCAGCTTCCGCCTGGGGTGGGTGGGTTATTTGGGTTTTGGGGTTATGAGTTGATTCGCTGGATTGAGTCTAGGGTGCCGGTGTACGAGACGGATGACAGAAATCTGCCGGATGGCTTGTGGATGCAGGTTGATAATTTGCTGATTTTTGATCAGGTTAAACGCAAAATTTTTGTGCTTGCTTATGCGGATTTACGGGATGGGGTGGGCTTGCAAGCGGCTTATAATAAGGCTTGTGAGCGGATTAAAAGTTTGGTAAATAAGTTGCAAATGCCTCTCTCGAAACAGGAAACTTTGCTGGATTGGAAACCGGCTCTTGAGGGAGTTTTGGCTGAACAAGATATTGCTTACAGCAGTAATATTTCTAAAGAAAATTTTTGCGAAAATGTGATAAAGGCTAAGGAATATATTAGGGCTGGCGATATTTTTCAGGTTGTTTTGTCTCAACGTCTTTCTGCTGAATATACGGGCGATCCTTTTGCTTTATATCGTTCGTTGCGTTTGATTAATCCTTCGCCTTATATGGCTTATTTTAATTTTGGCGATTGGCAAATTATTGGCTCTAGTCCTGAAGTAATGGTGAAGGCAGAAACCGGCCCTGGGGAACATAAGATAGCTAATGTGAGACCCATTGCGGGAACTCGCCGGCGCGGAAAGACAGCCCAAGAAGATAAGGAATTGGAAAAGGATTTGTTGGAAGACCCGAAGGAATGCGCCGAGCACGTTATGTTAGTGGATTTGGGGCGCAATGATTTGGGGCGAGTTTGTGTGAATGGGACGGTAAGTGTGGATGAGTTGATGGTAATTGAACTTTATTCGCACGTTATGCACATTGTGAGTAATGTTGTGGGAGAGTTGGCACCTGATAAAAGTGCGTGGGAGTTGTTGAAGGCTTGTTTCCCGGCGGGGACGGTTAGTGGTGCGCCCAAAATTCGGGCTATGGAGATTATTCACGAGTTGGAAGGATGCCGCAGAGGGCCGTATTCTGGGGCTTATGGCTATTATGATTTTGATGGCCAACTTATTACGGCGATTGCGATTCGGACTATGGTAGTGAAAAGTCAGGAAGATGGTTCGCACATTGTATCAGTACAGGCTGGGGCCGGTTTGGTGGCGGATTCTGATCCTGAGAAAGAGTATGAGGAAACTTTGAATAAGGCGCGGGGAATGTTGGAGGCGATTCGTTGTTTGGGTAGTTAG